The DNA region GCAGCGGGGCTAGAGGAGATCGCTCTCAGCAGGGCGAGGGCAGACCACCAGCGAACCCGTTGACGGCGCTTGTCGATGGTCTCGTCGAGGACGGTCTCGCGGCAGTAGGCCAGCACTTTGTCGAGGAACGCGCGGTACTTCGGGTTCAGCGAATAGTGGTCTTCCGCAATCTCGCGTTCGGGAAACGGTGTGGTCGAATCGAGATAGGCCTTGAGGTCGCTCCGACGCCGCTGCACGAAGTACTTGGCGAGCAGCTCGCGGTTGCGGCGGTTCTTGTCTCCGGAGAGGTCCTCCGGGAGGTCCAGGAGTTTTCGATCGAGCAGCGACAGCAGCGAACGAAACGCTTCGTCCTTCCCACTGTGAGGTGTCGCGGTCACCAGCACCAGGTGCCGTGCGGCACCTTCCTCCTTCATGGGTTCGACCAAGGCCTGAAGCAGCTCGTGCCGCTTCTGGCTACCGCTCGTGCCGATCGCGGCCGTGCATGTGTGCGCCTCATCCACGATAACGAACTCGGGGCACGTACGAAGGAACTCGTGGCGGCGCCGATCACTCTTGATGTAGTCGGTCGATACGACCGTGAACGGGTAGCGCTCGAAGAGGGACTCATCCTGCCGGCAGTCGCGCTCCAGCCGAGCGGCCGTGCCGGAGAGCACGAGCGCGGTATCGATATGGAACTGCTCGTTGAGCGCTTGCTGCCACTGCTCGGCCAGATGGGGTGGGCAGAGCACAGTGAGGCGACGAACTTCCCCGCGATCGATCAGTTCTCTGGCGATCAGGCAGGCTTCGACGGTCTTGCCGATTCCGACGTCGTCGGCAATCAGCATCCGGATCGGGTCGAGCTTGAGCGCCATCAAGAGCGGAACGAGCTGATAGGGGCGGGGCTCTACGGCAATCCGTGCCAGGGAGCGGAAGGGACCCGCGCCGGAGCGGAAGCCCAGGCGAACTGCGTCGCGCAGGAGGCCGCATGAGAGCTGGTTTCCCATGTCGGCAGCCGGGTCCGGCAGAGGGAACTCGGCCGACTTCACATCGTCGGCCTCGAGCGGCAGGTAGATGCCCGTGATCTCATCTTCGGTCCCGCCAAGGGGCCTGAGAATGAGCATGCTCTCGTCCTCATTGCTCTCAGGCAAGACGACCCACTCGCGCCCTCGGACCTTGACTAGGGCACCTACATCGAAGCTCATTGCGATTCTTCCTCCCTCTTGAGCAAGGGTGCCAGGAACCGACTGGGCGTTCCGGTCCAGCTCACCGTCAGCTCGTCCCTGGCGCGAGTCATTGCCACATACAGCAGCCGGCGCTCCCGTGCCTCAGCCGCTTCGCGATCCTGTGGGTCGTCCATGCCCCGCAACACACCCGCACTGGGGACGACCGTGTCAGCACAGCCGATCACGAGGACGGCCTTGAACTCCAGTCCCTTCGCCCGGTGCATGGTCCCCAGCTGCACTGCGCCCGCGGCACCTGGTTCGTTCTCTGAGAGGAGCCGCCACGCAATCCCGGCCTCCGACAGAGAATCGCACAGCGCCTCGATGCGCTTGTTCGTCCGCGAGAAGATGCCGATCGCCTCGGGTGCGAGACCATCGCCCAGCCACCTGCGGACTTCGGCAACGCCCGCTGAAAGCTCAACCTCGTCAGATCTGTGCCCGGCCAACTGGGGCACCGGACCGCGCAGAAGGCTCCGGGTGCCGCGCCGACTTTCCCCGCCACCATCCATATCATCGGAGAGCTCTCCAAGCATACGGTCGGCCAGCCGCCGGATCTGCTCAGTCGTCCGATAGTTGATTCTTAGCACCGTCGATCGACCGCGGACCTCGATTCCGAGCGCGCTGAGGCTAAAACCTCCGGGGTAGATCCGCTGGCCCGTGTCGCCACATAGCATCAAGTTGCCCGGCTTTGCCGCGCAGAGTGCTTTGAGGAACAGCAACTCGGCTGGCTTCAGGTCCTGAACCTCATCTACGACGACAGCGCTGTAGGGGCTGCTTGCACGCCCCTCATTGAGATACTCCTCCGCTCGGCGACACAGGCCTGTCCAGTCCAGAAAGCCCCGCCCCTCGAGCGCCTCGAGGACTCCCCCGAAGACCTGCCAGAGCACCTTGCGCTCCTTGACCGGAAGGCCTCGTCCACGCCCAGTGCGCCGGGCACCACGATACTCATCCCAGGAATCGATTCCCTGGAGACGGACGACGCTGTCCCATTCCGCCTGTACAAACTTCTTCTCGTAGGCCGGTGCGTGGCGAATCCGCAGCTGGTCGAGGAGGCTGCGAATGTCGTCATCTTGAGCCGGCCGCATTCTCGGCGCGACCTGGTTCACGATTGCCAGCGCCTGCTTGTGGACGGTCGAGATGTTGATCCGTTCGAGTTCGGCCGGAGTGCAGAGCAGCCGGAGATTCCGCTCGATATTCTCGCAAAGCGTTGTGACGTAGCTGGTGAGGAGGACCTCCTCTCCTTGCTGGGTAAGGTTGCAAGCGCGATGCATTGCCACCACGGTCTTGCCAGTGCCGGCCGATCCCGAAACCTTGGCCGGCCCAGCGAAATCGCGCTCGACCAACGCGCGCTGCGAGGGGTGAAGAAACGCGATCCACCGCTCCATTGGCGCTTCGAGAGCGGCTGCCAGCCCTTCCGCATCCTCTACAAGGTAGAAGCGGCGCTGCGTGTCCGTCGCCTCAATGACCGGTCGCTCGGGGGGCAGCGGCGCCGGAGGTGTCACGAATTCGCCTGCTGCGACGTCAAACAGCCGCTCCGCGACATCCGGGGGCAATTTCTCGCATACGACCAGGAGTTGGTCGTCGTCTCGAACCTGTCGAAGGGTAGGAAGCCAGGTCTCTGGGACTCCTAGCGAGAGCAGATAGTCATCGTCGCTCGCTTCGAAGACTGGAGCCTGCTGAGGCTGGACCAGTACCTCGATGACCCGCTCGACTTCTCGAACCGTCTCGACGGATTCCACAATCTGGAGCGACCCCGTGACCGAGTGCCGGCCGACCTCACGCCGCTCGGCCCAGTCGTACGCGTCATCGTGTTTGGCTGCATGAAGAATCGCCCACGTATCTCCATCCTTGTACAGGATCGCGCGAACGCCCCTTCCCACGCGGCCCGACCAGATACCCCTGGATCGTGCCCTGTTCACACGCTCGAGCCGGAGGCTCGGATGAGCGGGGTTGGCCTGAAAGGTCCCGACAAACTCGATGACTCGTGCCTGATCGGCTGCCGGGAGCTGCGCGATCGACTGAAACAGCTGCGGAGC from bacterium includes:
- a CDS encoding AAA family ATPase, coding for MPASVIIAPQLFQSIAQLPAADQARVIEFVGTFQANPAHPSLRLERVNRARSRGIWSGRVGRGVRAILYKDGDTWAILHAAKHDDAYDWAERREVGRHSVTGSLQIVESVETVREVERVIEVLVQPQQAPVFEASDDDYLLSLGVPETWLPTLRQVRDDDQLLVVCEKLPPDVAERLFDVAAGEFVTPPAPLPPERPVIEATDTQRRFYLVEDAEGLAAALEAPMERWIAFLHPSQRALVERDFAGPAKVSGSAGTGKTVVAMHRACNLTQQGEEVLLTSYVTTLCENIERNLRLLCTPAELERINISTVHKQALAIVNQVAPRMRPAQDDDIRSLLDQLRIRHAPAYEKKFVQAEWDSVVRLQGIDSWDEYRGARRTGRGRGLPVKERKVLWQVFGGVLEALEGRGFLDWTGLCRRAEEYLNEGRASSPYSAVVVDEVQDLKPAELLFLKALCAAKPGNLMLCGDTGQRIYPGGFSLSALGIEVRGRSTVLRINYRTTEQIRRLADRMLGELSDDMDGGGESRRGTRSLLRGPVPQLAGHRSDEVELSAGVAEVRRWLGDGLAPEAIGIFSRTNKRIEALCDSLSEAGIAWRLLSENEPGAAGAVQLGTMHRAKGLEFKAVLVIGCADTVVPSAGVLRGMDDPQDREAAEARERRLLYVAMTRARDELTVSWTGTPSRFLAPLLKREEESQ